From one Luteipulveratus mongoliensis genomic stretch:
- a CDS encoding MFS transporter, producing the protein MKQLAILMFCVFSVTTGEFAVAGILPDVAADLGVPVGQAGLLITAYAAGMIIGGPVLTALTTGASRKPLMLALLGVAVVGNIGSALAPTFATVLAARVLTALVTSTFFAQAMVLAVRLGPPERAATAVARLALGMSLAMVIGAPIGTVIGHHWGWRATFGGIGVACLAGLLLVARAVTDPEPGERRGSAIGELRVLRRRPVIGALAVTAVGNVGVLMVFSYLAPLMTEVAGRAANGLPMLLLAYGVGATVGNLLGGFVFDRRPQSALPLLLGALAVALVVSWLVATSPLPGAAAVVVIGALGFAVIPGMQARVMSAAADAPTLAMAVNASGYQVAAAAAGLIGGLITDSGAGPRPIYLVAAVLTACGLALSSWTARQSERSTLLRRRTPEWRTTR; encoded by the coding sequence GTGAAGCAGCTGGCGATCTTGATGTTCTGCGTGTTCAGCGTGACGACCGGGGAGTTCGCGGTGGCCGGGATCCTGCCCGACGTCGCGGCAGATCTCGGTGTCCCGGTCGGTCAGGCCGGGCTGCTGATCACCGCGTACGCAGCCGGCATGATCATCGGTGGTCCCGTGCTGACTGCGCTGACGACAGGGGCCTCGCGGAAACCGCTGATGTTGGCGCTGCTCGGGGTCGCCGTGGTCGGCAACATCGGATCGGCCCTCGCGCCCACCTTCGCCACGGTCCTGGCCGCACGAGTCCTGACGGCCCTGGTGACCTCGACGTTCTTCGCGCAGGCGATGGTCCTGGCCGTACGCCTGGGGCCGCCGGAACGCGCCGCGACGGCGGTGGCCCGGCTCGCGCTCGGGATGAGTCTGGCGATGGTCATCGGCGCTCCGATCGGCACCGTCATCGGCCACCACTGGGGCTGGCGCGCGACGTTCGGCGGCATCGGCGTGGCCTGCCTGGCCGGCCTCCTCCTCGTTGCTCGAGCGGTCACGGACCCCGAGCCCGGCGAGCGCCGCGGCTCGGCGATCGGCGAGCTGCGCGTGCTGCGTCGGCGTCCTGTCATCGGAGCACTCGCGGTGACCGCGGTCGGCAACGTCGGCGTACTCATGGTGTTCAGCTATCTCGCTCCCCTCATGACGGAGGTTGCCGGACGCGCCGCGAACGGCCTGCCGATGTTGCTGCTGGCCTACGGGGTCGGCGCGACCGTCGGCAACCTCCTCGGCGGGTTCGTCTTCGACCGACGGCCGCAGTCCGCGTTGCCGCTCCTGCTGGGCGCGCTCGCCGTCGCCCTGGTCGTCTCCTGGTTGGTCGCCACGAGTCCCCTACCCGGCGCCGCGGCCGTCGTCGTCATCGGCGCGCTCGGGTTTGCCGTCATCCCGGGCATGCAAGCCCGCGTGATGTCCGCCGCTGCCGACGCCCCGACCCTGGCGATGGCCGTCAACGCGTCCGGTTACCAGGTCGCGGCGGCTGCAGCCGGGCTGATCGGCGGCCTCATCACCGACTCGGGCGCAGGCCCTCGACCGATCTACCTGGTCGCGGCGGTGCTCACCGCCTGCGGGTTGGCCCTCAGCTCGTGGACCGCGCGACAGAGCGAGCGGTCCACACTGCTCCGCCGGCGGACACCCGAGTGGCGGACGACCCGATGA
- a CDS encoding precorrin-2 C(20)-methyltransferase: protein MSTGILYGIGVGPGDPELLTLKAVRLIDRAGIIAYHSGRPGSSNARAIVADRLDGKVEEELVYPVTTGTVQHPGGYAGAMEEFYEASASRLAAHLAAGRDVVLLSEGDPLFYGSFMYMYDRLSADYRVEIVPGVTSMAAATATAAMPLVRQADVLTVLPGTLPEPELARRLADTEGAVIMKLGRTFPAVRRALESAGRLDDAVFVERASTDRERLLPVSEVDPASVPYFSVILVGGDSAPSRRRHGEASKPLSDSESRAQEVYVVGLGPGPDEWMTPEVSQVLAEVDHVIGYAPYVNRVPQRPGLLRHSSGNTVEVDRGRLALDLAVSGERVAVVSGGDAGVFGMASAVFEAQATDPAYDVVHVRVLPGLSAVQAVAARAGAPIGGDFAVMSLSDRLKPWSVIEERLRAVATADLVLAIYNPRSRARPHQLADAQRIMLEHKDSPTPVIIGRDAGRTDESLVVTTLGELDPETVDMKCLLIIGSSATRVSAGGAVWTARSVARSTS, encoded by the coding sequence ATGAGCACGGGCATCCTCTATGGGATTGGGGTCGGCCCCGGCGATCCAGAGCTGTTGACACTCAAGGCCGTTCGGCTGATCGACCGCGCAGGCATCATTGCCTATCATTCCGGTCGACCAGGCTCGTCCAACGCGCGCGCGATCGTGGCAGACCGGCTTGACGGCAAGGTCGAGGAGGAGCTGGTCTATCCCGTCACGACCGGGACGGTTCAGCACCCGGGCGGCTATGCGGGTGCGATGGAGGAGTTCTACGAGGCGTCCGCGAGCCGGCTCGCAGCCCATCTCGCCGCGGGTCGCGATGTGGTGCTCCTGTCCGAAGGTGACCCGTTGTTCTACGGCTCCTTCATGTACATGTACGACCGCCTCAGCGCCGACTACCGAGTCGAGATCGTGCCGGGCGTGACCTCGATGGCGGCCGCCACGGCAACGGCCGCGATGCCGTTGGTGCGGCAGGCCGATGTGCTCACCGTGCTGCCGGGCACCCTGCCCGAGCCGGAGCTCGCGCGCCGGTTGGCCGACACCGAGGGTGCGGTCATCATGAAGCTCGGTCGCACCTTCCCCGCGGTCCGTCGGGCTCTGGAGTCAGCCGGACGGCTCGACGACGCCGTCTTCGTCGAACGCGCGTCGACCGACCGCGAGCGGCTGCTGCCGGTGTCGGAGGTCGACCCGGCGAGCGTGCCGTACTTCTCGGTCATCCTCGTGGGCGGCGACTCCGCACCGTCCCGCCGTCGTCATGGCGAGGCGTCAAAGCCGTTGTCGGACAGCGAGTCTCGTGCTCAAGAGGTCTACGTGGTCGGTCTCGGACCAGGACCCGACGAGTGGATGACACCCGAGGTGAGCCAGGTCCTGGCGGAGGTCGACCACGTGATCGGCTACGCGCCCTACGTCAACCGGGTGCCTCAACGTCCGGGCCTGCTCCGGCACTCCAGCGGCAACACGGTTGAGGTCGACCGCGGTCGTCTTGCGCTCGATCTCGCAGTGAGCGGGGAGCGGGTCGCCGTCGTCTCGGGTGGGGACGCCGGTGTCTTCGGCATGGCCTCGGCGGTGTTCGAGGCGCAGGCGACGGATCCGGCGTACGACGTCGTGCACGTCCGCGTGCTGCCGGGGCTCTCGGCCGTGCAGGCTGTGGCAGCCCGGGCCGGGGCACCGATCGGCGGGGACTTCGCCGTCATGAGCCTGTCCGACCGGCTCAAGCCCTGGTCGGTCATCGAAGAACGGCTGCGGGCGGTGGCGACAGCCGATCTCGTGCTCGCGATCTACAACCCGAGGTCACGAGCGCGCCCACACCAACTGGCCGACGCGCAACGAATCATGCTGGAGCACAAGGACTCTCCAACCCCCGTGATCATCGGACGCGACGCGGGTCGTACCGACGAGTCGTTGGTCGTCACGACCCTTGGCGAGCTCGACCCCGAGACTGTCGACATGAAGTGCCTGCTCATCATCGGGTCGTCCGCCACTCGGGTGTCCGCCGGCGGAGCAGTGTGGACCGCTCGCTCTGTCGCGCGGTCCACGAGCTGA
- the cbiE gene encoding precorrin-6y C5,15-methyltransferase (decarboxylating) subunit CbiE, translating to MNTVTVVGIGADGWSGLPRSRQEIVLGAEVVVGGRRHLDMVPDVPRQVRRSWPSPLREGLPALLAQYDGRRLVALASGDPLLSGVGTTLIDLLGPERVEIVPAVSSVSLAHARMGWPYESATVVSLVDRPVEDLARRLAPRRRLTVLSADESTPGAVAELLTEQGMGTAEMTAWSNLAAPDEWVARGRAETWSAEVSRLNILCITCPADAPSHGLVAGLPDDAFEHDGQLTKRDIRASALARLAPRPGERLWDVGAGAGSIAIEWMRAHRDCTAIAIESSPERAERISRNASRFGLPTLEVVTGTAPEALDGLAQPDAIFVGGGAGIAGVLDRCLEALSEGGRLVAHAVTIDTEGVLVAAQREHGGELSRITVETVEPLGTMRGWRPSRAITQWSLTR from the coding sequence GTGAACACCGTGACTGTCGTGGGGATCGGCGCTGATGGCTGGTCGGGCCTTCCGCGTTCGAGACAGGAGATCGTGCTGGGTGCCGAGGTCGTCGTCGGGGGACGTCGGCACCTCGACATGGTGCCCGACGTGCCGAGGCAGGTACGCCGGTCGTGGCCCTCTCCCCTGCGCGAAGGTCTCCCGGCACTCCTGGCCCAGTACGACGGCCGCCGGCTGGTGGCTCTCGCGTCCGGTGACCCGCTGCTCTCCGGCGTCGGCACGACCTTGATCGACCTGCTCGGACCCGAGCGGGTCGAGATCGTGCCAGCGGTCTCGTCGGTCTCGCTCGCCCACGCCCGGATGGGCTGGCCCTACGAGTCGGCCACCGTCGTCTCGCTGGTCGACCGACCGGTCGAGGACCTGGCTCGCCGCCTCGCACCGCGACGCCGCCTCACCGTGCTGTCCGCCGACGAGTCGACCCCAGGGGCCGTCGCCGAGCTGCTGACCGAGCAGGGCATGGGCACCGCCGAGATGACCGCCTGGTCCAACCTGGCCGCTCCGGACGAGTGGGTGGCCCGCGGCAGGGCCGAGACCTGGAGCGCCGAGGTCTCCCGGCTCAACATCCTGTGCATCACCTGCCCTGCCGATGCGCCGTCGCACGGACTGGTTGCCGGGCTGCCCGACGACGCCTTCGAGCACGACGGCCAGCTCACCAAGCGCGACATCCGAGCCAGTGCGCTCGCCCGACTTGCTCCTCGCCCGGGCGAGCGCCTGTGGGACGTCGGCGCCGGCGCCGGCTCGATCGCCATCGAGTGGATGCGCGCTCACCGCGACTGCACGGCCATCGCCATCGAGTCGAGTCCTGAGCGTGCAGAACGCATTTCGCGCAATGCCTCCCGCTTCGGGTTGCCGACCCTCGAGGTCGTGACGGGCACCGCGCCCGAGGCACTCGACGGACTCGCCCAGCCGGACGCCATCTTCGTCGGCGGCGGTGCCGGCATAGCCGGCGTGCTGGACCGATGTCTGGAGGCCCTGTCCGAGGGAGGCCGCCTTGTCGCGCACGCGGTGACCATCGATACCGAAGGCGTCCTCGTCGCCGCCCAGCGTGAGCACGGCGGCGAGCTCAGCAGGATCACCGTCGAGACCGTGGAACCCCTTGGCACCATGCGTGGTTGGCGTCCCTCACGGGCCATCACCCAGTGGAGTCTGACGCGGTGA
- a CDS encoding precorrin-8X methylmutase: MKAPTRRYDYETDGAEIYRQSFATIRAEADAAHLPADAEKVAVRIIHASGQVDLAADLRITDDFVAAARTALAAGAPILTDANMVASGVTRARLPRDNDVVCLLRDERVPLLAKEFGTTRSAAAVSLWGERLAGSVVAIGNAPTALFHLLELLADGAAPPAAVIGVPVGFIGAAESKEALESYAPRVPHLTVRGRRGGSAMAASALNAIAQEAE; this comes from the coding sequence GTGAAGGCGCCGACGAGACGCTACGACTACGAGACCGATGGGGCCGAGATCTATCGGCAGTCCTTCGCGACGATCCGCGCGGAGGCCGACGCGGCGCACCTTCCTGCGGACGCCGAGAAGGTCGCCGTCCGGATCATTCACGCCTCCGGGCAGGTCGATCTCGCAGCGGACCTGCGCATCACCGACGACTTCGTAGCCGCCGCGCGTACCGCCCTCGCCGCCGGTGCGCCCATCCTGACCGACGCCAACATGGTTGCGTCTGGGGTGACCAGAGCCCGGCTCCCGCGCGACAACGATGTGGTCTGTCTTCTCCGCGATGAGCGAGTTCCTTTGCTGGCCAAGGAGTTCGGGACGACCAGGTCGGCAGCGGCGGTCTCGCTCTGGGGCGAGCGACTGGCCGGCTCGGTGGTGGCGATCGGCAACGCTCCGACTGCGCTGTTCCACCTGCTCGAGCTCTTGGCCGACGGCGCCGCACCGCCCGCCGCCGTGATCGGTGTGCCGGTCGGTTTCATCGGCGCCGCGGAGTCCAAGGAGGCTTTGGAGTCGTACGCACCGCGCGTCCCGCACCTCACGGTTCGTGGTCGCCGAGGTGGGTCGGCCATGGCTGCCTCCGCGCTCAACGCCATCGCGCAGGAGGCGGAATGA
- the cobM gene encoding precorrin-4 C(11)-methyltransferase: MTVHFVGAGPGAADLLTLRAARLISEAGTVLYAGTYLDHEVLSHASPDARLIDTQHLDLDQITAHLVEAHERGEDVVRLCSGDPSVYSALTEQKARLNTAGVPWDVSPGVPAYAAAAAILGAELTIPEVAQSVVLTRTQARSTAMPDTESLAQFAASRATLVLHLAIRRTRELAAELVEHYGDDCPVAVVYRASQPEEVVLTGTLSDIADQVEQAGLTQAAVIVVGAALSAEAPRGSHLYDPARDRAGR; this comes from the coding sequence GTGACGGTGCACTTCGTCGGCGCCGGGCCAGGCGCCGCTGACCTGCTGACCCTGCGTGCGGCGCGGTTGATCTCCGAAGCCGGGACAGTCCTCTACGCCGGCACCTACCTCGATCACGAGGTCCTCTCTCACGCCTCCCCCGACGCGCGGCTGATCGACACCCAGCACCTCGATCTGGACCAGATCACCGCGCACCTCGTCGAGGCTCATGAGCGAGGCGAGGACGTCGTACGCCTGTGCTCGGGTGACCCGTCCGTCTACTCCGCGCTCACGGAGCAGAAGGCCCGCCTCAACACTGCCGGAGTGCCGTGGGACGTCTCACCCGGCGTCCCGGCGTACGCCGCCGCAGCCGCCATCTTGGGTGCTGAGCTGACCATCCCTGAGGTTGCGCAGTCGGTGGTGCTGACCCGCACGCAGGCGCGTTCGACGGCGATGCCTGACACGGAGTCACTGGCCCAGTTCGCTGCCAGCAGAGCGACTTTGGTGCTTCACCTGGCGATCCGTCGCACGCGTGAGCTGGCCGCTGAGCTGGTCGAGCACTATGGCGACGACTGCCCGGTGGCGGTCGTCTACCGCGCCTCGCAGCCGGAGGAGGTCGTACTCACCGGCACGCTGTCCGACATCGCGGACCAGGTCGAGCAAGCGGGCCTCACACAGGCGGCGGTCATCGTCGTGGGTGCCGCGCTCTCCGCTGAGGCGCCACGCGGATCGCATCTGTACGACCCCGCTCGCGACCGGGCCGGGCGCTGA
- a CDS encoding putative cobaltochelatase: MQASPTFPFTAVVGSDDMSLALLLTSVAPEVGGVLVRGEKGTAKSTMVRALAALLPDVAVVEGCRFSCDPSHPDPRCPDGPHSGSPTTRPARLVELPVGASEDRVMGSLHLHKALSEGVAEYEPGLLAAAHRGLLYVDEVNLLHDHLVDVLLDAAAMGRSTVEREGVSVSHASRFVLVGTMNPEEGELRPQLLDRFGLTVEVRAPRDPQTRVEVVRRRLAFDADPAGFAAAWAADEAALADRVINARKAVGSVDLSDRALTKIAEVCAAFEVDGMRADLVTARAAAAHAAWEGRSAVTTEDIRVAARLSIPHRRRRNPFDAPGLDEDLLDQLLGDDEPPPPPPPPTDGEPSDSDTGDGEPEPPAQNGPADDTSEPPESTPDQSAAPSDQSAAPPESPESREMPPGSGSAAESTIRSGQPYRARLFSVPGTGEGEAGRRSAAVTTTGRTVGARRPDGEPGPLHLAATIRAAAPHQAARRRTTRLELRHEDLRLARRVGRESNLVLFCVDASGSMAARRRMEEVKAAVLSLLLDAYQRRDKVGLVTFRGQGAELLLPPTSSVDIAARRLEELPAGGRTPLAEGLLQSLETLRIERLRDPRRRPLLVVVTDGRATQGPEAVARSRQAADALAASGVASLVIDCETGRFAMGLARELSHHLQADYVAVGEVGAQDLTAVVRGRAS; this comes from the coding sequence ATGCAGGCTTCACCGACCTTTCCGTTCACCGCCGTCGTCGGCTCCGACGACATGTCGCTCGCGCTGCTGCTGACATCCGTCGCCCCTGAGGTGGGCGGCGTCCTCGTCCGCGGCGAGAAGGGCACCGCCAAGTCGACGATGGTGCGCGCGCTCGCTGCGCTGCTGCCTGACGTCGCGGTGGTCGAGGGCTGCCGGTTCTCGTGCGACCCGTCCCACCCGGACCCGCGTTGTCCCGACGGCCCGCACTCTGGCTCGCCGACCACGCGCCCCGCCCGGCTCGTCGAGCTCCCCGTCGGCGCGAGCGAGGACCGGGTCATGGGCTCGCTGCACCTGCACAAGGCGTTGTCGGAGGGCGTGGCGGAGTACGAGCCCGGCCTGCTGGCCGCCGCCCACCGCGGACTGCTCTACGTCGACGAGGTCAACCTGCTGCACGATCACCTGGTCGACGTCCTGCTCGACGCCGCGGCCATGGGGCGCTCGACCGTGGAGCGCGAGGGCGTCTCGGTCTCGCACGCCTCACGCTTCGTGCTCGTCGGCACCATGAACCCTGAGGAGGGCGAGCTCCGCCCACAGCTGCTCGACCGCTTCGGCCTGACCGTCGAGGTACGCGCACCTCGCGATCCGCAGACCCGCGTCGAGGTCGTACGCCGGCGCCTGGCTTTCGATGCCGACCCCGCCGGTTTCGCAGCGGCCTGGGCTGCCGACGAGGCTGCCCTCGCCGACCGAGTCATCAACGCTCGCAAGGCGGTTGGTTCGGTGGACCTGTCAGATCGGGCGTTGACCAAGATCGCCGAAGTGTGTGCGGCGTTCGAGGTGGATGGCATGCGTGCCGACCTGGTCACCGCGCGTGCGGCCGCTGCGCATGCAGCCTGGGAGGGTCGCTCTGCGGTCACGACCGAGGACATCCGGGTCGCGGCACGGCTGTCGATCCCGCACCGTCGTCGACGCAACCCGTTCGATGCCCCGGGGCTCGACGAAGACCTGCTGGACCAGCTGCTGGGCGACGACGAGCCGCCACCGCCGCCACCGCCCCCGACGGATGGCGAACCGAGCGACTCGGACACCGGCGACGGCGAGCCCGAGCCGCCCGCTCAAAACGGACCCGCGGACGACACGTCGGAGCCCCCGGAATCGACCCCCGACCAGTCCGCTGCACCGTCCGACCAGTCGGCTGCACCGCCCGAGTCGCCCGAGTCGCGCGAGATGCCGCCTGGCTCCGGCTCGGCGGCGGAGTCCACCATCCGTTCCGGGCAGCCATACCGCGCCCGACTCTTCAGCGTGCCGGGCACCGGCGAGGGTGAGGCGGGACGCCGCTCCGCCGCCGTGACCACGACGGGCCGGACCGTGGGAGCCCGCCGGCCCGACGGAGAGCCCGGGCCGCTGCACCTCGCAGCCACGATCCGAGCCGCAGCGCCGCACCAGGCCGCGCGTCGGCGTACGACCCGGCTCGAGCTCCGGCACGAGGATCTGCGCCTCGCCCGGCGAGTCGGCCGCGAGTCCAACCTGGTGCTGTTCTGTGTGGATGCCAGCGGGTCGATGGCTGCGCGCCGACGGATGGAAGAGGTCAAGGCAGCCGTGCTGTCGCTGCTGCTCGATGCCTACCAACGGCGCGACAAGGTGGGATTGGTGACGTTCCGCGGTCAGGGGGCCGAGCTGCTGCTGCCGCCGACGTCGTCCGTCGACATCGCGGCCAGGCGCCTCGAAGAGCTGCCCGCGGGTGGTCGGACACCGCTCGCGGAGGGGCTGCTGCAGTCGCTGGAGACGTTGCGCATCGAACGGCTGCGTGATCCCCGACGGCGGCCGCTGCTGGTCGTGGTGACCGATGGGCGGGCGACCCAGGGGCCCGAGGCGGTCGCCCGCTCGCGTCAGGCGGCTGACGCACTCGCGGCATCCGGCGTCGCGTCGCTCGTGATCGACTGCGAGACAGGCAGATTCGCGATGGGCCTGGCTCGAGAGCTCAGCCATCATCTGCAGGCCGACTACGTCGCCGTCGGCGAGGTGGGCGCCCAGGACCTGACGGCCGTCGTACGCGGGAGGGCGAGCTGA
- the cobO gene encoding cob(I)yrinic acid a,c-diamide adenosyltransferase, translating into MPQGQPAVVPDDKLTTRQRRNRPLVMVHTGDGKGKSTAAFGLALRGWNQGWSIGVFQFVKSAKWRIGEQAVLERLGELHDQTGEGGPVEWHKMGSGWSWSRKTGSEDEHAAAAAEGWAEIKRRLAAEQHGLYVLDEFTYPIHWGWVDVEDVVQALADRAGHQHVVITGRRAHPRLLEAADLVTEMTKVRHPMDAGQKGQRGIEW; encoded by the coding sequence ATGCCGCAGGGGCAACCGGCCGTCGTACCGGATGACAAGCTCACGACCCGCCAGCGCCGCAACCGTCCGCTGGTGATGGTCCACACCGGCGACGGCAAGGGGAAGTCGACGGCCGCGTTCGGACTGGCGCTGCGCGGCTGGAACCAGGGGTGGTCGATCGGGGTGTTCCAGTTCGTGAAGTCGGCGAAGTGGCGCATCGGCGAGCAGGCCGTCCTCGAACGGCTGGGCGAGCTGCACGATCAGACCGGCGAGGGCGGTCCGGTCGAGTGGCACAAGATGGGCTCCGGCTGGTCCTGGTCACGCAAGACCGGATCCGAGGACGAGCACGCGGCCGCGGCCGCTGAGGGATGGGCGGAGATCAAGCGCCGCCTCGCCGCCGAGCAGCACGGGCTCTACGTCCTGGACGAGTTCACCTATCCGATCCACTGGGGCTGGGTCGACGTCGAGGACGTCGTGCAGGCGCTCGCCGACCGAGCAGGTCACCAGCACGTCGTGATCACCGGCCGGCGCGCGCACCCTCGGCTGCTCGAGGCCGCTGACCTGGTCACCGAGATGACCAAGGTCCGCCACCCGATGGACGCCGGTCAGAAGGGTCAGCGGGGGATCGAGTGGTGA
- a CDS encoding MerR family transcriptional regulator, which yields MKIGELSRRVGVSIRALRYYEEVGLLQPSRTPSGYRIFDEDDVQTVAHIRLLLAAGLRTELITEMLSCMTGETVLGDGCRGRLEVERQRLTDEIDRVGAARSVLDDLLAGTAS from the coding sequence ATGAAGATCGGGGAGCTGTCACGGCGCGTGGGTGTGAGCATTCGGGCCCTTCGCTACTACGAGGAAGTGGGTCTGCTGCAGCCCTCTCGGACGCCCAGCGGCTACCGCATCTTCGACGAGGACGACGTGCAGACCGTCGCGCACATCCGGTTGCTGCTCGCGGCCGGACTGCGTACCGAGCTCATCACGGAGATGCTCTCCTGCATGACCGGCGAGACCGTCCTGGGCGACGGATGTCGAGGTCGGTTGGAGGTCGAGCGGCAGCGACTCACCGACGAGATCGACCGGGTTGGTGCGGCACGTTCCGTGCTCGACGATCTGCTGGCCGGGACGGCGTCCTAG